The Devosia sp. SD17-2 genome includes a region encoding these proteins:
- a CDS encoding DMT family transporter produces METVLWALLGIVAGACIATQAPINAQLGRALNVPIAAAGVSFVAGAIFLWAIAFAYSHFANIPIDFAAPAPWMFVAGGVLGAIYVFSNIMLTPMIGAAAVMALSVAGQLVGGMFLDKIGFMGMAVREISMGRLAGAALLVVGAIMIRIF; encoded by the coding sequence ATGGAAACTGTGCTCTGGGCGCTGCTCGGCATCGTCGCCGGCGCGTGCATCGCCACTCAGGCGCCGATCAATGCGCAGCTCGGGCGGGCGCTGAATGTGCCGATTGCTGCGGCCGGCGTTTCCTTCGTGGCTGGCGCGATCTTCCTCTGGGCTATCGCCTTCGCCTATAGCCACTTTGCCAATATCCCGATCGATTTCGCCGCCCCCGCGCCGTGGATGTTCGTGGCCGGCGGGGTGTTGGGCGCGATCTATGTCTTCTCCAACATCATGCTGACGCCGATGATCGGCGCTGCCGCCGTCATGGCCCTGTCCGTGGCCGGACAATTGGTCGGCGGCATGTTTCTCGACAAGATCGGCTTCATGGGCATGGCCGTGCGCGAAATATCCATGGGCCGCCTCGCCGGTGCGGCGCTGCTGGTTGTCGGCGCGATCATGATCCGCATCTTCTGA
- the queA gene encoding tRNA preQ1(34) S-adenosylmethionine ribosyltransferase-isomerase QueA, whose product MRVSEFDFDLPENLIALHPAEPRDSARLLLVRPGEPIEDRHIPDLLTLLQPGDVLVVNDTRVLPAELKGTRVRGELRANVSFNLHKRVDAHTWRAFARPAKKLALLDELELGNGDADALRARVAGKGDTGEVTLEFELGGAELDEAIKSHGAMPLPPYIGAKRGIEERDKVDYQTVYAAEDGAVAAPTAGLHFTEKLLQQISDIGVTIERVTLHVGAGTFLPMKADDTDDHVMHSEWGEIDQATVERINARRAAGGRCVAVGTTSLRLLETASRATGTLQPFMGDTDIFITPGFRFRTVDLLMTNFHLPKSTLFMLVSAFSGLDTMKAAYAHAIAGGYRFYSYGDSSLLFRDRSRDDEDAV is encoded by the coding sequence ATGCGCGTATCAGAATTCGACTTCGACCTGCCCGAAAACCTCATTGCCCTTCATCCGGCAGAGCCCCGCGACAGCGCGCGGCTGCTGCTGGTGCGTCCGGGCGAGCCCATTGAAGATCGGCACATCCCCGATCTCCTCACCCTCCTGCAGCCCGGAGACGTGCTCGTTGTCAACGACACGCGCGTGCTGCCGGCTGAGCTCAAGGGAACGCGGGTGCGCGGGGAGCTTCGGGCCAATGTGTCCTTCAACCTCCACAAGCGCGTCGACGCGCATACATGGCGCGCCTTTGCCCGTCCAGCCAAGAAGCTAGCGCTGCTGGACGAACTCGAACTCGGCAATGGTGACGCCGACGCCCTGCGCGCCCGTGTGGCCGGCAAAGGCGATACCGGCGAGGTCACGCTGGAATTTGAACTGGGCGGCGCCGAGCTCGACGAGGCGATCAAGTCCCACGGCGCCATGCCGTTGCCGCCCTATATCGGGGCGAAGCGCGGCATCGAAGAGCGCGACAAGGTCGACTACCAGACGGTCTATGCCGCCGAGGACGGCGCCGTTGCTGCGCCGACCGCCGGGCTGCATTTCACCGAAAAGCTGCTCCAGCAGATTTCCGATATCGGCGTCACCATCGAACGGGTGACACTGCATGTCGGGGCAGGGACCTTCCTGCCGATGAAGGCGGACGACACCGACGACCACGTCATGCATTCCGAATGGGGCGAGATTGATCAGGCGACGGTCGAGCGCATCAATGCCCGCCGTGCCGCTGGCGGCCGCTGCGTCGCCGTTGGCACCACCAGCCTGCGTCTCCTCGAGACCGCATCCCGCGCAACCGGCACGCTGCAGCCCTTTATGGGCGATACCGACATCTTCATCACGCCGGGCTTCCGCTTCCGCACCGTCGACCTGCTGATGACTAATTTCCATCTGCCGAAATCGACCCTGTTCATGCTGGTGAGCGCTTTCTCAGGTCTCGACACCATGAAGGCGGCATACGCCCATGCGATCGCTGGTGGTTACCGGTTCTATTCCTATGGCGATTCCTCGCTGCTGTTCCGGGATCGGAGCCGCGACGACGAGGACGCGGTGTGA
- a CDS encoding exopolysaccharide biosynthesis protein, producing the protein MTARSAPITRHVNRIISVLRRISAEGEASHLTFSDLITAMGPHAHRLLILMLTLLNMIPGPPGFGGTIAWTTFAVALAMVLGKPIRLPDLIGRRKLPLKPLLLASEQVARVTAIIARFSRPRLRWLTGVEATVPYGIFTMVISVAMTIPIPFVNAVPNVGLCILAFSMLNRDGIGVFLGVLVCLLGLAVEVGLVFGVINLGMGAIEAMR; encoded by the coding sequence GTGACCGCACGGTCCGCCCCGATAACGCGACACGTTAACCGCATCATATCCGTGCTGCGGCGCATTTCAGCGGAGGGTGAGGCTTCGCACCTCACCTTCTCCGATCTTATAACAGCGATGGGACCACACGCGCACCGCCTGCTGATCCTCATGCTGACCCTCCTCAACATGATCCCGGGGCCACCGGGATTTGGCGGCACCATCGCCTGGACCACGTTCGCCGTGGCGCTTGCCATGGTGCTGGGCAAGCCGATCCGCCTCCCGGACCTCATCGGACGGCGCAAGCTGCCGCTGAAACCGCTGCTGCTGGCCAGCGAGCAGGTCGCCAGGGTCACCGCAATCATCGCTCGGTTCTCCCGGCCGCGCCTGCGTTGGCTGACCGGCGTTGAGGCCACCGTGCCCTACGGTATTTTCACTATGGTGATCAGCGTCGCCATGACCATCCCCATCCCATTCGTCAACGCCGTGCCCAATGTCGGGCTCTGTATCCTCGCCTTCTCCATGCTCAATCGCGATGGCATCGGGGTCTTCCTGGGCGTGCTGGTGTGCCTCCTCGGCCTTGCGGTCGAGGTGGGACTTGTTTTCGGTGTCATCAATCTGGGGATGGGCGCGATCGAGGCAATGCGCTAG
- the tgt gene encoding tRNA guanosine(34) transglycosylase Tgt, with product MSTTTEKQVTFSLLAQDGMGRRGRIDTPRGPIHTPAFMPVGTAGTVKAMYPEQVRETGADILLGNTYHLMLRPGAERVASLGGLHTFMDWERPILTDSGGFQVMSLAKLRKLNEHGVTFKSHIDGSSYELTPERSIEIQTLLDSDIIMQLDECISLPAERKEMERAMELSLRWADRSKTAFNNQKNRALFGIVQGGDDPELRVRSAEGLKSIGFDGYAVGGLAVGEPQEVMFRVLSGITPELPVDRPRYLMGVGKPDDILGGIERGIDMFDCVHPTRAGRHGHAYTRFGVINLKNARHKDDYRPLDEASPNPNCRRWSRAYLHHLVKQEEILGAMVLSQINLAYYQELTAGTRVAIEAGRLTDFAAETRAAWAAGDLPVL from the coding sequence ATGAGCACGACGACAGAAAAACAGGTCACCTTCTCCCTTCTGGCCCAAGATGGCATGGGACGGCGCGGCCGTATCGACACGCCCCGCGGCCCCATCCACACCCCCGCCTTCATGCCGGTGGGTACGGCGGGCACGGTCAAGGCCATGTACCCGGAGCAGGTCCGCGAGACCGGCGCCGATATCCTCCTGGGCAACACCTATCACCTCATGCTGCGCCCGGGTGCCGAGCGTGTTGCCTCTTTGGGTGGCCTGCATACGTTCATGGATTGGGAACGCCCCATCCTGACCGACAGCGGCGGCTTCCAGGTCATGTCGCTGGCCAAGCTGCGCAAGCTCAACGAGCATGGCGTAACCTTCAAGTCGCATATCGACGGCTCCTCCTATGAGCTGACGCCGGAGCGCTCGATCGAGATCCAGACGCTGCTCGACAGCGACATCATCATGCAGCTCGACGAGTGCATTTCCCTGCCGGCCGAGCGCAAGGAGATGGAGCGGGCCATGGAGCTGTCGTTGCGTTGGGCAGACCGTTCCAAGACCGCCTTCAACAATCAGAAGAACCGGGCGCTGTTCGGCATCGTTCAGGGTGGCGACGATCCGGAACTGCGCGTGCGCTCCGCCGAGGGACTGAAGTCCATCGGTTTCGATGGCTATGCGGTTGGTGGCCTGGCCGTCGGTGAACCGCAGGAAGTCATGTTCCGCGTCCTCTCCGGCATCACGCCAGAACTGCCGGTTGATCGCCCGCGCTATCTCATGGGCGTCGGCAAGCCTGATGACATTCTCGGTGGCATCGAGCGGGGTATCGACATGTTCGACTGCGTCCATCCCACGCGCGCCGGTCGCCACGGCCACGCCTATACGCGCTTCGGGGTCATCAACCTCAAGAACGCGCGCCACAAGGATGACTACCGTCCGCTGGACGAAGCTTCGCCCAATCCGAACTGCCGCCGGTGGAGCCGCGCCTATCTGCACCATCTCGTTAAGCAGGAAGAGATTTTGGGCGCCATGGTGCTTTCCCAGATCAACCTGGCCTATTATCAAGAACTGACGGCGGGGACGCGCGTCGCCATCGAGGCCGGGCGCCTCACTGATTTTGCAGCCGAAACACGCGCGGCATGGGCCGCTGGCGATCTTCCGGTTCTGTAA
- the pgi gene encoding glucose-6-phosphate isomerase, translated as MAKAGRKDGFAALGKLKKAIVEQPMRLLFAEDPNRFKRFSASGAGIMLDYSKNRIDETVMAALFDLARAAGVEDRRVQMCEGEHINITEDRAVMHMALRYQGDRPVEVDGKDVMPDVRAVLKAIETYTDAVRNGDIRGHGGEQFTDIVNIGIGGSDLGPVMVTLALEPYTRSDLRAHYVSNVDGAHIHDILKRLDPKKTLFIVASKTFTTDETMTNANSARKWIADALGEEAVSSHFAAVSTNIEACAKFGIQEDRIFGFWDWVGGRYSVWSAIGLPVALAVGYENFAKFLAGADAMDRHFLETPLEDNLPVIMGLLGVWYRNAWGFSTHAVLPYDQRLSRFPAYLQQQDMESNGKSVTLSGKPVGWSTGPIVWGEPGTNGQHAFYQLIHQGTDVIPCDFLIAAQPHESLPPHHDKLVANVLAQSEALMLGKTEEEVIGELKAQGLSKDEIKALTPHKVFPGNRPSNTLFYKQLTPETLGALVALYEHKVFVQGVIWNVNSYDQWGVELGKQLAKALLPKVQGQQGGEGHDSSTQGLLKYYLANKA; from the coding sequence ATGGCTAAAGCTGGTCGTAAGGACGGTTTTGCGGCGCTGGGCAAGCTGAAGAAGGCCATCGTCGAACAGCCCATGCGGCTGCTGTTTGCCGAGGACCCCAACCGCTTCAAGCGCTTCTCGGCCAGCGGCGCCGGCATCATGCTGGACTATTCCAAAAACCGGATCGATGAGACGGTGATGGCTGCGCTTTTCGACCTGGCGCGTGCGGCCGGTGTGGAAGACCGCCGCGTCCAGATGTGCGAAGGCGAGCACATCAATATCACTGAAGACCGCGCCGTCATGCACATGGCGCTGCGCTATCAGGGCGACCGCCCGGTCGAGGTGGATGGCAAGGACGTGATGCCCGACGTCCGCGCGGTTCTCAAAGCCATCGAGACCTACACCGATGCCGTTCGCAATGGCGATATTCGCGGCCATGGCGGCGAGCAGTTCACCGATATCGTCAATATCGGCATTGGCGGGTCGGATCTCGGCCCGGTCATGGTCACGCTGGCGCTGGAGCCCTATACGCGGTCCGATCTGCGTGCCCACTACGTCTCCAATGTCGATGGCGCCCATATCCACGACATCCTCAAGCGCCTAGACCCCAAGAAGACGCTGTTCATCGTCGCCTCCAAAACCTTCACCACCGACGAGACCATGACCAACGCCAATTCGGCGCGGAAATGGATCGCTGATGCGCTGGGTGAAGAGGCGGTCTCCAGTCATTTCGCTGCCGTTTCGACCAATATCGAAGCCTGCGCCAAATTCGGCATTCAGGAAGACCGGATTTTCGGGTTCTGGGACTGGGTCGGCGGCCGCTATTCAGTGTGGTCGGCCATCGGCCTGCCGGTGGCGCTGGCTGTCGGCTACGAGAATTTCGCAAAATTCCTCGCCGGCGCCGATGCCATGGATCGCCACTTCCTCGAGACGCCGCTCGAGGACAATCTGCCCGTCATCATGGGTCTGCTTGGCGTCTGGTATCGCAATGCCTGGGGGTTCTCGACCCACGCCGTCCTGCCCTATGACCAGCGCCTCAGCCGCTTCCCGGCCTATCTGCAGCAGCAGGATATGGAATCGAACGGTAAGTCCGTGACCCTCAGCGGCAAGCCCGTTGGCTGGTCCACCGGCCCGATCGTCTGGGGCGAGCCCGGCACCAATGGCCAGCACGCCTTCTACCAGCTGATCCATCAGGGCACTGACGTCATCCCCTGCGATTTCCTGATTGCCGCCCAGCCTCACGAAAGCCTGCCGCCGCATCACGACAAGCTCGTGGCCAATGTGCTGGCGCAGTCCGAGGCACTGATGCTCGGCAAGACCGAGGAAGAAGTGATCGGCGAGCTCAAGGCGCAGGGGCTCTCCAAGGATGAGATCAAGGCCCTGACGCCGCACAAGGTGTTCCCGGGCAACCGTCCCTCCAACACGCTGTTCTACAAGCAGCTGACGCCTGAGACGCTCGGTGCGCTGGTTGCGCTCTACGAGCACAAGGTGTTCGTCCAGGGCGTCATCTGGAACGTCAATTCCTACGACCAGTGGGGCGTCGAGCTCGGCAAACAGCTCGCCAAGGCCCTCTTGCCCAAGGTTCAGGGCCAGCAGGGCGGGGAAGGGCACGACAGTTCGACCCAGGGGCTCCTAAAATACTACCTCGCAAACAAGGCCTGA
- the map gene encoding type I methionyl aminopeptidase, with translation MTITTEEQLEKLKAIGRICAVAREAMAAAMQPGMTTLELDEIGAKILAENGARSAPILTYDFPGHTCISVNEEIAHGIPGSRVLREGDLINIDVSAEKDGVFADCGASYIIGKGDPRLEALCRDGKKAMWAGINVVKAGAPFADIGAAIGKAAKKGGYTLIRNLASHGVGDSLHDEPGEISTWPDKSERRRMTNGLVFTIEPFLSLGGQMAEQKDDDDEWTLVSHPLAPCVQYEHTVVATPRGALVVTLAA, from the coding sequence TTGACGATCACCACCGAAGAGCAGCTGGAAAAACTCAAGGCCATCGGCCGCATTTGTGCCGTGGCCCGCGAGGCCATGGCGGCGGCGATGCAGCCGGGTATGACCACGCTTGAGCTGGATGAGATCGGGGCAAAAATCCTCGCCGAGAACGGCGCGCGGTCGGCCCCGATCCTGACCTATGATTTTCCGGGCCACACCTGCATTTCGGTGAATGAAGAAATCGCCCACGGCATTCCGGGCAGCCGGGTGCTGCGCGAAGGCGATCTCATAAATATCGACGTCTCGGCCGAAAAGGACGGTGTTTTCGCTGATTGCGGCGCGTCCTACATCATCGGCAAGGGCGATCCGCGCCTTGAAGCGCTCTGCCGCGATGGCAAGAAGGCGATGTGGGCCGGGATCAATGTGGTCAAGGCCGGTGCGCCCTTTGCCGACATCGGCGCGGCTATCGGTAAGGCTGCCAAGAAGGGCGGCTATACGCTCATCCGCAATCTGGCCAGTCATGGCGTCGGCGACAGCCTCCATGACGAGCCGGGTGAGATCTCCACCTGGCCCGACAAGTCCGAGCGCCGCCGCATGACCAATGGTCTCGTTTTCACCATCGAGCCCTTCCTCTCGCTGGGCGGCCAGATGGCCGAGCAGAAGGATGATGACGACGAATGGACGCTGGTCAGCCACCCGCTGGCGCCCTGCGTCCAATATGAGCACACCGTCGTTGCAACGCCCCGCGGCGCCCTGGTGGTGACCCTGGCGGCCTAG
- a CDS encoding MFS transporter, whose product MPSNARSAGAAGSSTLVAVLAFAGMGASFMQTILVPIQSQLPALLSAARDDTAWVITITLLVSSIVTPISGRLGDMYGKRRIALLLLAALILGSLVCALSYSVTPMIIGRALQGAGMGVIPLGISILRDNLPVQRLGGAIALVSATLGIGGALGLPISALVVEHFDWHALFWMAAAIGALSLILIFIHVPAGQGQPGQRFDWIGAITLSLGLTGLLLGVSKGNEWGWTSPLTLISIIGGIAVLALWIRFEWGHAQPLVDVRTSFMGAPLVTNIASIAIGFSLYAAMIAFPQLLQLPIEAGGLGVPLLQASLVLMPSGLAMLAMSPIAGRLLVRIGPKWLLVVGAAIIGLAYLSAVVLPPGILVVCLSNTIIGVGIGLSYAAMPSLVMRSVPISQTASANGLNTLMRSLGTAFAAAIVAAILSHSASAAGGIYPTEDGFRFSLLLGLIASVVGAILAALIPLKADKV is encoded by the coding sequence ATGCCCTCGAATGCTCGCTCTGCCGGCGCCGCCGGCAGCAGCACACTTGTCGCCGTTCTGGCCTTTGCCGGCATGGGCGCTTCGTTCATGCAGACAATTCTGGTGCCCATTCAATCCCAATTGCCGGCCCTGTTGTCGGCGGCGCGCGACGATACCGCCTGGGTGATCACCATCACCTTGCTGGTGTCTTCCATCGTCACGCCGATCTCGGGCCGTCTTGGCGATATGTACGGCAAGCGGCGAATTGCCCTTCTGCTGCTCGCTGCGCTTATCCTCGGCTCGCTCGTCTGCGCACTCTCCTATTCGGTGACGCCCATGATCATCGGGCGCGCGCTGCAGGGCGCTGGCATGGGTGTCATTCCGCTCGGCATCTCGATTCTCCGTGATAATCTGCCGGTGCAACGCCTCGGCGGCGCTATCGCTTTGGTCAGCGCTACGCTCGGTATCGGCGGCGCCCTCGGCCTGCCGATCAGTGCGCTGGTCGTCGAACATTTCGATTGGCATGCCCTGTTCTGGATGGCCGCTGCGATTGGCGCACTCTCGCTGATCCTCATTTTCATCCATGTGCCAGCCGGGCAGGGGCAGCCGGGACAGCGTTTTGACTGGATCGGCGCCATCACCCTTTCATTGGGCCTCACCGGCCTTCTCCTTGGCGTCTCCAAGGGCAATGAATGGGGTTGGACCTCGCCGCTTACCCTCATCTCCATAATCGGCGGCATCGCCGTGCTGGCGCTGTGGATCCGCTTTGAGTGGGGGCATGCCCAGCCGCTGGTCGACGTGCGCACCAGTTTCATGGGCGCGCCGCTGGTGACCAATATCGCCTCGATCGCCATTGGCTTTTCGCTCTATGCGGCGATGATCGCCTTCCCGCAGCTTTTGCAATTGCCCATCGAGGCTGGCGGGCTCGGAGTTCCCCTGCTGCAGGCCAGTCTGGTGCTGATGCCCTCGGGCCTGGCCATGCTTGCCATGTCGCCCATCGCCGGCCGCCTTCTTGTCCGCATCGGCCCGAAATGGCTGCTGGTTGTGGGGGCGGCAATCATTGGGCTCGCCTATCTCAGTGCCGTGGTGCTGCCGCCGGGAATTCTCGTCGTCTGCCTGTCCAATACGATCATCGGCGTCGGCATTGGCCTCAGCTATGCCGCCATGCCAAGCCTTGTCATGCGCTCGGTGCCGATTAGCCAGACGGCATCGGCGAATGGCCTCAATACGCTGATGCGCTCGCTCGGCACGGCATTTGCAGCGGCCATCGTTGCCGCAATCCTCTCGCATTCTGCCAGCGCAGCGGGCGGCATCTATCCCACCGAAGACGGCTTCCGCTTCTCGCTGCTTCTCGGCCTTATCGCCTCAGTCGTCGGCGCCATCCTCGCAGCTCTGATCCCCCTCAAGGCCGACAAGGTGTAA
- the glmU gene encoding bifunctional UDP-N-acetylglucosamine diphosphorylase/glucosamine-1-phosphate N-acetyltransferase GlmU, protein MTELLSIILAAGEGTRMKSRTPKVLHPVGGLPIIAHVARAAREAGSSRVALVTGPRHQEIRERVSALEPDIVHFEQPEPKGTAHAAAMARELFDSASGYIAVVYGDHPLLRGVNFRTVIDRLDAGLDVAILGFEPKDPTGYGRFITDGERLLAIREHKDATEEERQIGLCNACILAFKAEVFRDLIDKVGNDNAQGEYYLPDLVELANAAGKTVGYGIAPENDVMGVNDRSQLARAETLFQEFRREEFMKAGVTLRDPASTWFSWDTQIGKDVTIFPNVVIGAGVSIADNVEIRAFCDIEDVRIGEGATLGPFVRIRGGAELGPDVHLGNFVEVKKSKIGAGTKAGHLSYLGDAEIGEKTNIGAGTITCNYDGVNKDKTIIGDNAFIGSNASLVAPVRIGNGAYTASGSVITEDVPDGALALGRARQENKPGYAARLREKALARKAAKGK, encoded by the coding sequence ATGACTGAACTGCTTTCCATCATTCTCGCAGCGGGCGAGGGGACGCGGATGAAGTCGCGCACCCCCAAGGTTCTTCACCCGGTCGGCGGGCTTCCGATCATTGCCCATGTTGCCCGTGCTGCGCGGGAAGCAGGATCCTCGCGGGTCGCACTTGTCACCGGTCCCCGTCATCAGGAAATCCGCGAAAGGGTCTCCGCGCTCGAGCCGGATATCGTTCATTTCGAACAGCCCGAGCCCAAGGGCACAGCCCATGCTGCCGCCATGGCGCGCGAGCTGTTCGACAGCGCCAGCGGCTATATCGCTGTTGTCTATGGTGACCACCCACTGCTGCGGGGCGTCAATTTCCGCACTGTCATCGATCGGCTCGACGCAGGCCTTGACGTGGCGATCCTCGGATTTGAGCCTAAGGATCCGACCGGTTATGGCCGCTTCATCACCGATGGCGAGCGCCTTCTGGCCATCCGCGAGCACAAGGATGCCACCGAGGAAGAGCGCCAGATCGGCCTCTGCAATGCCTGTATCCTAGCGTTCAAGGCGGAGGTTTTCCGCGATCTCATCGACAAGGTCGGCAATGACAATGCCCAGGGCGAATATTACCTGCCCGATCTCGTCGAGCTGGCCAATGCCGCCGGCAAAACGGTGGGCTATGGCATCGCGCCGGAGAATGACGTCATGGGCGTCAACGACCGCAGCCAGCTGGCACGCGCCGAGACGCTGTTCCAGGAGTTCCGCCGCGAGGAATTCATGAAGGCCGGCGTGACCCTGCGCGATCCGGCCAGCACATGGTTTTCCTGGGACACACAGATCGGAAAAGACGTCACCATCTTCCCCAATGTAGTTATTGGGGCCGGCGTCTCGATCGCCGATAATGTCGAGATCCGGGCCTTTTGCGATATCGAGGATGTCCGGATCGGGGAGGGGGCGACGCTCGGCCCCTTTGTGCGCATTCGTGGGGGGGCGGAATTGGGGCCGGACGTCCACTTGGGCAATTTCGTCGAGGTCAAAAAGTCTAAGATCGGCGCTGGCACCAAGGCTGGCCACCTGTCCTATCTCGGTGACGCCGAGATCGGGGAAAAGACCAATATCGGCGCCGGGACGATCACCTGTAATTATGACGGCGTGAACAAGGACAAGACCATTATCGGGGACAATGCCTTCATCGGCTCCAATGCCTCGCTGGTGGCGCCGGTCCGCATCGGCAATGGCGCCTATACCGCGTCGGGCAGCGTCATCACCGAAGATGTGCCCGATGGCGCCCTGGCGCTCGGCCGGGCCCGGCAGGAAAACAAGCCAGGCTATGCGGCCCGGCTCCGTGAAAAAGCGCTGGCGCGCAAAGCCGCCAAGGGGAAATGA
- the glmS gene encoding glutamine--fructose-6-phosphate transaminase (isomerizing), protein MCGIVGIVGDAPVAGRLVDALKRLEYRGYDSAGVATLEGGAIMRRRAEGKLGNLAQKLNFEPLDGFVGIGHTRWATHGAPTETNAHPHATDRVAVVHNGIIENFRELLADLAQDGYLPQTQTDTESVALWVSRELANGADPELAVARTLKKLKGAFALAFLFKDQNGLLIAARHGAPLAIGYGETEMYLGSDAMALAPFTSRLTYLEDGDWAVITPQGVTIRDGRDALVQREQMLSQASALLVDKGNHRHFMAKEIYEQPQTISHTLSHYVDMGTEKVAIREALPFDFSDLTRLTISACGTAYYAGAVAKYWFERYARLPVDIDVASEFRYREPPLDKGGLSLFISQSGETADTLAALRYCAGQGQHVASLVNTLESTIARESGVVFPILCGPEIGVASTKALTAQLTALASLAIAAGRARGVISVEQEQELVQALVALPSAVSTALGAEGQIADIAKGLSKAKDVLYLGRGPMFPIAMEGALKLKEISYIHAEGYAAGELKHGPIALVDEAMPVIVVAPSDELVDKTLSNMQEVAARGGKIILITDEEGAESVGHGVAETIIVPHVHSFVAPILATIPVQLLAYHTAVFMGTDVDQPRNLAKSVTVE, encoded by the coding sequence ATGTGCGGGATTGTCGGAATTGTCGGTGACGCGCCGGTCGCGGGTCGCCTCGTCGATGCGCTGAAACGCCTCGAATATCGCGGCTACGACAGTGCTGGGGTGGCCACGCTCGAGGGTGGCGCGATCATGCGTCGCCGCGCCGAGGGCAAGCTGGGCAATCTCGCCCAAAAACTCAATTTCGAGCCGCTCGACGGCTTTGTCGGCATCGGTCACACGCGCTGGGCAACCCATGGCGCTCCCACCGAGACCAATGCCCATCCCCATGCAACCGATCGCGTCGCGGTCGTACACAATGGCATCATTGAGAATTTTCGCGAGCTGCTCGCCGATCTGGCTCAGGATGGCTATCTGCCCCAGACCCAGACCGACACGGAATCAGTGGCGCTCTGGGTGAGCCGCGAACTTGCCAATGGCGCCGATCCGGAACTCGCCGTTGCCCGGACGCTGAAAAAGCTGAAGGGCGCCTTTGCCCTGGCCTTCCTCTTCAAGGATCAGAACGGCCTGCTGATTGCGGCTCGCCACGGTGCGCCGTTGGCCATCGGCTATGGCGAGACCGAAATGTATCTGGGATCGGACGCGATGGCGCTGGCCCCGTTCACCTCGCGCCTCACCTATCTCGAAGACGGCGACTGGGCTGTCATCACGCCGCAGGGCGTCACCATTCGCGATGGTCGCGATGCGCTGGTGCAGCGTGAGCAGATGCTGTCGCAGGCCTCCGCCCTTCTCGTCGACAAGGGCAATCACCGCCATTTCATGGCCAAGGAAATCTACGAACAGCCCCAGACCATCTCTCACACCCTCAGCCACTATGTGGACATGGGCACCGAGAAGGTTGCTATCCGCGAGGCGCTGCCGTTCGACTTTTCCGACCTGACGCGCCTTACCATCAGCGCCTGCGGCACCGCCTATTATGCCGGCGCCGTCGCCAAATACTGGTTCGAGCGCTATGCCCGGCTGCCGGTGGACATCGATGTCGCCAGCGAGTTCCGTTATCGCGAGCCGCCGCTGGACAAGGGTGGGCTGTCGCTCTTCATCTCGCAGTCCGGCGAGACTGCCGACACGCTCGCCGCGCTGCGCTATTGCGCCGGGCAGGGCCAGCATGTGGCCAGCCTCGTCAACACGCTCGAATCCACCATTGCGCGTGAGTCCGGCGTCGTCTTCCCCATTCTGTGTGGTCCGGAAATCGGCGTTGCCTCCACCAAGGCGCTTACCGCTCAGCTCACCGCGCTGGCCAGCCTTGCCATCGCCGCCGGTCGCGCCCGTGGTGTGATCAGCGTCGAGCAGGAGCAGGAACTGGTGCAGGCGCTTGTCGCCCTGCCGTCTGCCGTCTCGACCGCACTCGGTGCAGAGGGGCAGATCGCCGACATTGCGAAGGGGCTCTCCAAGGCCAAGGATGTGCTCTATCTCGGGCGCGGTCCGATGTTCCCGATTGCCATGGAAGGCGCGTTAAAGCTAAAGGAAATCAGCTACATACACGCAGAAGGTTATGCTGCAGGTGAACTTAAGCATGGCCCCATCGCGCTTGTGGACGAAGCCATGCCGGTGATCGTCGTGGCGCCTTCCGACGAGCTCGTCGACAAGACCCTTTCCAATATGCAGGAAGTCGCTGCTCGCGGCGGAAAGATCATTCTCATCACTGACGAAGAGGGTGCAGAGAGCGTCGGGCACGGCGTTGCCGAGACGATCATCGTCCCGCACGTCCATAGTTTCGTGGCGCCGATCCTCGCCACCATCCCGGTACAGCTGCTCGCCTATCATACCGCTGTCTTCATGGGCACGGACGTCGATCAGCCGCGCAATCTGGCCAAATCGGTCACCGTGGAATAG